In Phycisphaerales bacterium, one genomic interval encodes:
- a CDS encoding dienelactone hydrolase family protein — protein sequence MNHLVKFIVIAALSSTSYALAGEAFSVSTVSTPNSFGKMGPYAVTMSEVSDQGLLLIPQTTDSSQSKQQWPGLVFAHGLCGPARSYSDTLQRLCSWGFVIIANQEQEDCGVMDIRQPLQSFGSHAKFQHCADSSIMAGNIKKNLHYLASRSDVNAESLALIGHSMGGGVVIDVAANLNSEHAGLVKAVVAIAPWNGAQPIPSSVVDKISAPLLLFCSSSDSLCPCSGPATVTDTQGPFTSPAAIGIPMLFGPGADAHWNGGVAAIYKNAVTATLMQVDKASHMTIAGTDGVQMQHLAYQSTKLYGLNFNNPDRPYSMIPTLEYSVAFLYDILDINRQEGQEVMAAAKSDARISEVLSK from the coding sequence ATGAATCACCTCGTAAAATTCATTGTGATCGCGGCTCTTTCGAGTACCTCGTATGCCCTTGCGGGCGAAGCGTTCTCTGTCTCAACTGTTAGCACACCGAATTCATTTGGCAAGATGGGACCCTACGCAGTCACCATGTCAGAAGTTTCTGATCAGGGGCTGCTACTCATACCTCAAACCACTGATTCCTCACAGTCAAAACAACAATGGCCAGGACTCGTTTTTGCCCACGGTCTTTGCGGCCCAGCTCGGAGCTACTCCGATACACTTCAGCGACTCTGTTCATGGGGCTTTGTCATCATCGCCAACCAAGAACAAGAAGATTGTGGCGTCATGGATATCCGTCAACCGCTCCAATCATTTGGAAGCCATGCCAAGTTTCAGCATTGCGCAGATTCATCAATCATGGCCGGTAATATCAAAAAGAACCTGCACTATCTTGCTTCACGAAGTGATGTGAATGCAGAATCCTTGGCCTTGATTGGTCATAGCATGGGTGGCGGTGTTGTGATTGATGTTGCAGCTAACTTGAACTCCGAACATGCCGGCCTCGTGAAAGCAGTTGTCGCAATAGCGCCTTGGAACGGCGCTCAGCCAATACCAAGCTCGGTTGTCGACAAGATCAGTGCGCCCCTACTGCTCTTCTGCTCCTCTTCAGACTCACTATGCCCTTGCTCAGGGCCTGCGACAGTGACTGATACACAGGGGCCGTTCACCTCCCCCGCTGCGATCGGTATTCCCATGCTTTTTGGACCCGGAGCAGACGCTCATTGGAATGGCGGAGTCGCAGCAATTTACAAGAACGCAGTGACTGCAACGCTGATGCAGGTCGATAAAGCAAGCCACATGACGATCGCCGGTACTGATGGAGTCCAGATGCAGCACCTCGCCTATCAGTCAACCAAGTTGTATGGGCTCAATTTCAATAACCCCGATCGACCCTACTCGATGATTCCCACACTCGAATACAGCGTGGCCTTCCTCTACGACATCTTGGATATCAATCGTCAAGAGGGCCAGGAAGTGATGGCGGCGGCAAAAAGCGACGCTCGTATCTCGGAAGTTCTCTCCAAATAG